The following proteins are co-located in the Sporolactobacillus pectinivorans genome:
- a CDS encoding helix-turn-helix domain-containing protein, which yields MPEEVHNVNVKELMQRYSGTVVEQTPFHPAEHMLYFYQDPYYIGIPSSKLSDQERQLLKIVLREEIPPRFSRKSEFWFNVLVKGRPVENESPKSKIRIIQFEMADALSGSDLIEWRSALAAFFEKTVSFIYLSSRDGLVIEEEKLMEEEMLRAIANTLENDFSVKTYFQIGLRYPLSPLIRKAYLEEGRLFRQHLSHKGAQEVTGVEHRFFSLLRPLVGEWAILGEIRSMIAKDKSWVLIIRAIWENQGNVSMAAKQLFMHRNTLQNRIDKFFEMTGISLKRMDGLTIAYLSML from the coding sequence ATGCCAGAGGAAGTGCATAATGTGAATGTCAAGGAACTGATGCAGCGCTACTCAGGGACGGTTGTGGAGCAAACCCCCTTTCATCCCGCTGAACATATGCTTTATTTTTACCAGGATCCCTATTATATCGGAATCCCTTCCTCTAAGCTTTCAGATCAGGAGCGCCAGCTGCTGAAAATCGTGCTGAGAGAAGAGATTCCACCGCGTTTTTCAAGAAAGTCTGAATTTTGGTTTAACGTATTGGTCAAAGGAAGGCCTGTGGAAAATGAGAGCCCGAAAAGCAAAATCAGAATCATTCAGTTCGAAATGGCTGATGCACTTTCCGGAAGTGATTTAATCGAGTGGCGTTCAGCACTTGCAGCTTTTTTTGAAAAAACGGTATCCTTTATTTATCTTTCTTCGAGAGACGGACTGGTTATTGAAGAAGAAAAATTGATGGAGGAGGAAATGCTTCGTGCGATCGCCAACACACTTGAAAATGATTTTTCAGTTAAAACTTATTTTCAAATCGGCCTTCGCTATCCGCTGTCACCTCTGATCAGAAAAGCTTACCTGGAGGAAGGCAGACTCTTTCGCCAGCATCTTTCCCATAAGGGAGCTCAGGAAGTGACAGGCGTTGAACATCGGTTTTTCTCGCTTCTCAGGCCATTAGTCGGTGAATGGGCAATCCTGGGTGAAATAAGGTCCATGATTGCCAAGGATAAAAGCTGGGTACTCATCATACGTGCCATATGGGAAAATCAGGGCAACGTCAGTATGGCGGCAAAACAGCTCTTCATGCACCGGAACACACTCCAGAACCGTATCGACAAATTTTTTGAAATGACCGGCATCTCCTTGAAAAGGATGGACGGCCTTACAATTGCTTATCTGTCCATGCTGTAA
- a CDS encoding ABC transporter ATP-binding protein produces the protein MSELSLKHMYKIYDNNVTAVTDFNLDIDDKEFIVFVGPSGCGKSTTLRMIAGLEEISKGELFIDGKKVNDVAPKDRDIAMVFQNYALYPHMTVFDNMAFGLKLRKFPKAEIRKRVEHAAEILGIKDYLDRKPKALSGGQRQRVALGRAIVRDAKVFLMDEPLSNLDAKLRVQMRSEIGKLHQNLKATMIYVTHDQTEAMTMATRIVIMKDGVIQQVGSPKDVYDHPKNLFVGGFIGSPPMNFFHGKLEGNHFKGDDIDLEIPEGKLKVLRSKNFVDRPVIMGIRPEDIHDEQVVIESSPESVIHAKIVIAELTGAEFMLHSQVGSHQFIARVDARTQYHAQDQADFAFNVSKTHFFDPDTEESLTAE, from the coding sequence ATGTCAGAATTATCATTAAAACATATGTATAAAATTTACGATAATAATGTAACCGCTGTTACAGATTTTAACTTGGACATCGACGATAAGGAATTCATTGTTTTTGTAGGGCCTTCCGGGTGCGGCAAATCGACGACTTTGCGCATGATTGCAGGACTGGAAGAGATTTCAAAAGGCGAGCTTTTCATCGATGGCAAAAAGGTGAATGACGTTGCCCCGAAAGACCGCGACATTGCTATGGTTTTTCAGAACTATGCCCTTTATCCGCATATGACTGTCTTTGACAACATGGCCTTTGGTCTGAAACTGCGCAAATTTCCAAAAGCCGAGATCAGGAAACGGGTGGAACATGCGGCAGAAATTTTAGGGATCAAGGATTATCTCGACAGAAAACCGAAAGCGCTGTCAGGCGGTCAAAGGCAGCGGGTGGCACTCGGACGCGCAATTGTCCGCGATGCAAAGGTATTTCTGATGGATGAGCCGCTGTCCAATCTGGATGCAAAGCTGCGTGTCCAGATGCGGTCGGAAATCGGCAAACTGCATCAAAATCTCAAGGCGACCATGATTTATGTCACTCACGATCAGACTGAAGCGATGACAATGGCCACGCGTATTGTCATCATGAAAGACGGAGTCATTCAGCAGGTCGGCTCACCAAAGGATGTCTATGATCATCCGAAAAATCTGTTTGTCGGCGGGTTTATCGGTTCACCGCCAATGAACTTCTTTCATGGAAAACTTGAAGGGAATCATTTTAAAGGTGATGATATCGACCTGGAAATACCTGAAGGCAAACTAAAGGTTCTCCGCAGCAAAAACTTTGTTGACCGGCCCGTCATCATGGGTATCCGTCCTGAGGACATTCATGATGAGCAGGTCGTCATCGAGTCCAGTCCCGAAAGTGTAATTCACGCAAAGATTGTCATTGCGGAACTGACTGGTGCAGAATTTATGCTTCACTCTCAGGTTGGTAGCCATCAGTTTATTGCCCGTGTCGATGCCCGAACACAGTATCATGCGCAGGATCAGGCTGATTTCGCCTTTAATGTCAGCAAGACTCATTTTTTTGATCCTGATACCGAAGAATCTTTAACAGCCGAATAA
- a CDS encoding metal-sulfur cluster assembly factor has product MAEQESEELKDRVLEALEDVIDPELGIDIVNLGLVYGVDIDEENNVLVTMTLTFMGCPLSASLSYEVKRVLSEIEEIHETEVNFVWDPPWTKERMSRYARIALGLSD; this is encoded by the coding sequence ATGGCTGAACAGGAATCAGAGGAATTGAAGGACCGTGTGCTTGAAGCTCTTGAAGATGTGATTGATCCGGAGCTTGGCATAGATATTGTAAATCTGGGTCTGGTTTACGGCGTTGATATAGATGAAGAAAATAATGTTCTGGTTACAATGACGCTAACATTTATGGGCTGTCCGCTGTCCGCCTCTCTGTCCTACGAAGTGAAGCGCGTACTAAGTGAGATTGAAGAGATTCATGAAACCGAAGTCAATTTTGTATGGGATCCGCCGTGGACGAAGGAACGCATGTCCAGATATGCGAGGATCGCTCTCGGGTTATCGGATTGA
- a CDS encoding YppG family protein — protein sequence MAQPGQNPRDSIYDPFTYMMFGQQRPPAAPPQAFYQNSPQQASGMQGPKPQSSFLKPFMDQNGHMDVGKMMNGATHLVSVLNQTAPAIKQLSPLLKFFKRP from the coding sequence ATGGCACAGCCCGGACAAAATCCGAGAGACAGTATCTATGATCCTTTTACGTATATGATGTTTGGCCAGCAAAGGCCGCCCGCTGCTCCGCCACAAGCATTTTATCAGAACAGCCCCCAGCAGGCAAGCGGTATGCAAGGCCCCAAACCCCAGTCTTCATTTCTGAAACCTTTTATGGATCAGAATGGACATATGGATGTTGGAAAGATGATGAATGGAGCGACTCATCTGGTCTCAGTCCTTAATCAGACGGCACCGGCAATCAAGCAGCTGTCTCCTCTGCTCAAGTTTTTCAAAAGACCATAA
- a CDS encoding beta-ketoacyl-ACP synthase III — protein MSAGILGMGKYVPEKVLTNFDLEKMMDTSDEWIRTRTGIEERRIADKDTDTSDMAFAAAKNAIANADLDISDIDMIIVATVTPDQPFPSVACMLQDRLGAGRIPAMDISAACSGFIYGVVTAKQFIDASAYKNILVVGVEKLSKITNWEERSTAVLFGDGAAAAVVGSVSEGKGILSFELGADGSGGKSLYQEDKVIKMNGREVFKFAVRQMGESAVNVVAKAGLKKEDIDYLIPHQANIRIMEASRERLDIPEEKMIKTIQKYGNTSSSSIPLALTDALEDGKIKDGDLIVMVGFGGGLTWGALTLRWGR, from the coding sequence ATGTCCGCAGGGATACTGGGAATGGGTAAGTACGTTCCTGAAAAAGTACTAACAAATTTTGATCTTGAGAAAATGATGGACACTTCTGATGAATGGATCCGCACGAGAACAGGAATTGAAGAGAGGCGGATTGCAGATAAAGATACAGACACATCGGATATGGCTTTCGCCGCCGCGAAAAACGCCATTGCGAACGCCGATCTTGACATATCGGATATTGATATGATCATTGTGGCAACGGTGACACCGGATCAACCGTTTCCTTCTGTTGCCTGCATGTTGCAGGACAGGCTGGGGGCCGGCAGAATTCCGGCGATGGACATTAGCGCCGCATGTTCGGGTTTTATCTATGGCGTTGTAACAGCCAAGCAATTTATTGACGCGTCCGCTTATAAAAACATCCTGGTCGTTGGTGTGGAAAAGCTGTCGAAAATTACCAATTGGGAAGAACGTTCAACAGCCGTTCTTTTTGGCGATGGGGCCGCTGCTGCGGTTGTCGGATCTGTCTCGGAAGGCAAAGGTATCCTCTCATTTGAACTCGGTGCCGATGGAAGCGGAGGCAAGAGTTTGTATCAGGAAGATAAGGTCATAAAAATGAACGGCCGTGAAGTCTTTAAATTTGCTGTTCGGCAGATGGGGGAGTCGGCTGTCAATGTCGTGGCGAAAGCCGGTCTTAAGAAAGAAGATATTGATTACCTGATCCCGCATCAGGCCAACATCCGGATTATGGAGGCTTCGAGGGAAAGACTAGACATTCCCGAAGAAAAAATGATTAAAACGATCCAGAAATACGGAAATACATCTTCCTCCTCAATTCCTCTTGCCCTGACCGATGCGCTGGAGGACGGCAAGATAAAAGATGGTGACCTGATTGTCATGGTTGGATTCGGGGGCGGCCTGACTTGGGGCGCGTTGACGCTGCGCTGGGGAAGATGA
- the fabF gene encoding beta-ketoacyl-ACP synthase II — MNRRVVVTGLGAVTPLGNDVETTWKNAIAGKSGIDIVTRVNPDDFRAKVAGEVKRFNPEDFIDRKDVIRMDRFAQFAVAAAKMAVADAGYVIDDTNAEKTGVWIGSGIGGMETFENELRVAIEKGYRRVSPFFVPMMIPDMASGQVSILLGTKGINSCTVTACATGTNSIGDAFKVIQRGDNDAVICGGSEAPLTNMSFAGFSSSRALSTNPDPKTACRPFDKNRDGFVMGEGAGVVLLESLDSALERGAHIYAEVVGYGATSDAFHITRPDPEGAGAVRSMKMALENAGLSASQVDYINAHGTSTAANDSTETKAVKDVFGDEAYHMAISSTKSMTGHLLGASGGVEAIFTIKAIEDGIVPPTINYETPDEDCDLNYVTNGAIKKNVSVAMSNSFGFGGHNATLVFKKFEG, encoded by the coding sequence ATGAACAGACGAGTCGTTGTTACCGGTTTAGGTGCAGTAACACCTCTTGGAAATGATGTCGAGACAACATGGAAAAACGCTATTGCCGGCAAATCCGGCATTGATATCGTTACGCGTGTCAATCCCGATGATTTTCGAGCAAAAGTGGCAGGCGAAGTAAAAAGATTCAATCCGGAAGACTTTATCGATCGTAAGGATGTAATCCGGATGGATCGCTTTGCGCAGTTTGCAGTCGCTGCGGCAAAAATGGCAGTTGCAGATGCCGGGTATGTCATTGATGATACGAACGCCGAAAAGACGGGTGTCTGGATTGGCTCCGGAATCGGTGGAATGGAAACTTTTGAAAATGAACTCCGTGTGGCAATCGAAAAAGGATACAGAAGGGTCAGCCCCTTTTTCGTGCCGATGATGATCCCTGACATGGCTTCCGGTCAGGTGTCTATTCTTCTCGGAACAAAGGGTATCAATTCCTGCACGGTCACGGCCTGCGCTACAGGAACGAATTCGATTGGAGATGCTTTTAAAGTAATTCAGCGCGGCGACAATGACGCGGTGATCTGCGGAGGCAGTGAGGCGCCGCTGACAAACATGTCTTTTGCCGGGTTTAGTTCTTCCCGCGCGCTCTCTACCAATCCGGACCCCAAAACCGCGTGTCGGCCGTTTGACAAGAACCGTGACGGGTTTGTTATGGGGGAAGGCGCCGGCGTCGTCTTATTGGAATCACTTGATTCTGCGTTGGAGCGGGGTGCGCACATTTACGCAGAAGTTGTGGGTTACGGCGCGACCAGTGACGCGTTTCACATTACCCGGCCGGATCCTGAAGGTGCCGGTGCTGTACGTTCAATGAAAATGGCTCTGGAAAATGCCGGGCTGTCAGCAAGTCAGGTCGATTATATTAACGCACATGGTACAAGTACGGCCGCTAATGATTCAACAGAAACAAAAGCGGTCAAGGATGTTTTTGGCGATGAAGCGTACCATATGGCAATCAGTTCAACAAAATCAATGACTGGGCATCTGCTTGGTGCGTCCGGTGGCGTGGAAGCTATCTTTACAATTAAAGCAATTGAAGATGGGATTGTTCCGCCGACGATCAACTACGAGACACCAGATGAAGATTGTGATCTCAACTATGTGACAAACGGTGCGATAAAGAAAAACGTGTCAGTCGCAATGAGCAATTCATTCGGATTTGGCGGCCACAATGCAACGTTGGTCTTCAAAAAATTTGAAGGATAA
- a CDS encoding DUF3603 family protein, with amino-acid sequence MEIISDIWVNWFEGEENSYNVCEFYEWRKHDFIELLDQVPLVKVEKPFLNYIENNLQDLPEEILKDVRNRSVICKNNQREVIEYCFIVTDGERCLAADTLGYSVPIRKSRLIPRQENMILDKADKMAAERYPLPADAKEKEYHMLSLSPELMIGLTRKERQMKQLLFMALDQLHSSGSTEELRYWHTEWYPSRYKESRGMSAEEAFCDLVEGMKQGWSVRHADICERMIKGQSYFEKLWELEHGPKVQ; translated from the coding sequence ATGGAGATCATCAGTGATATCTGGGTCAATTGGTTTGAAGGTGAAGAAAACAGCTATAATGTCTGCGAGTTTTACGAATGGCGAAAGCATGACTTTATCGAGCTTCTTGATCAGGTACCGCTCGTCAAAGTGGAAAAACCGTTTCTTAATTATATTGAGAACAATTTGCAGGACCTGCCTGAGGAAATTCTGAAAGATGTTCGGAACCGAAGCGTAATCTGTAAAAACAATCAGCGGGAAGTCATTGAATATTGTTTCATTGTCACAGATGGAGAGCGCTGTCTGGCGGCTGACACACTTGGCTACTCAGTCCCTATCAGAAAGAGCAGACTCATTCCCCGTCAGGAGAATATGATTCTGGATAAAGCGGACAAAATGGCTGCTGAACGTTATCCGCTTCCTGCTGACGCCAAAGAAAAAGAGTATCATATGCTGTCCCTTAGCCCGGAACTGATGATCGGCCTTACCCGCAAAGAACGGCAGATGAAACAGCTTTTATTTATGGCGCTTGACCAGCTGCATTCTTCGGGCAGTACGGAGGAACTCCGATACTGGCATACCGAATGGTATCCGAGCAGATATAAGGAAAGCAGGGGAATGAGCGCAGAAGAAGCATTCTGCGATCTTGTAGAAGGGATGAAGCAAGGCTGGTCGGTGCGGCACGCTGATATTTGCGAGCGGATGATCAAAGGACAGTCTTATTTCGAAAAACTGTGGGAACTGGAGCACGGTCCGAAGGTTCAGTAA